The following coding sequences lie in one Streptomyces sp. NBC_00510 genomic window:
- a CDS encoding SpoIIE family protein phosphatase has product MGTGTLGGQEGDRVSGDGEPGGWSPPDDGVLRQVLDGSPAGVGIYDPQLRYVYVNPALARMNGLPAEAHLGRRITEVLPDLDDAGEEALRQVLSDGKSREVPSSGRTHAESGTGRRYWQGAYHRLDAADGTMLGLVGIMLEVSASRQHQQELERARERLAILDRAATFIGTTLEMDETCAELAGFLVPLLADIATVEVFPTERCTPYNRGVLRLRRAAMAALPNLREQVKIFGEPGEYVEYPSGTTIPRCLQSGSPVVQSLFEDDALGHGGSARERMDAFRSVGIHSALVVPLAARGEPIGTVTLVRCGESPGFTERDTETVQDIVRRAAIYLDNARRYTHEHGIALELQRALMSEPGSPHPSVEAAFRYQPAGSTALVGGDWYDAVRLSYGRTLLAMGDVMGHGVEASVDMSQYRSMLRFVAAADLPPHRILRRLDTLISETESGRPASCLLALVDPVRNTCTFSSAGHLPPAVIRPDGTVDIVDVPVGPPLGTGHGGYEPVAASCRAGDVLLLYTDGLVERRGEDIDASLDRLAGLRLHSDGDLGGLVDRVLSLLVVEPADDDIAVLAARIMR; this is encoded by the coding sequence ATGGGAACGGGCACACTCGGCGGACAGGAGGGTGACCGGGTGAGCGGTGACGGTGAGCCCGGCGGCTGGTCACCGCCGGACGACGGGGTCCTGCGGCAGGTGCTGGACGGCAGTCCCGCGGGCGTGGGCATCTACGACCCGCAACTGCGCTACGTCTACGTCAACCCCGCCCTCGCCCGGATGAACGGCCTGCCCGCCGAGGCGCACCTCGGCCGCCGGATCACCGAGGTGCTGCCGGACCTGGACGACGCGGGCGAGGAGGCGCTGCGCCAGGTCCTGTCCGACGGCAAGTCGCGCGAGGTGCCCTCCAGCGGCCGCACGCACGCAGAGTCCGGGACGGGCCGGCGCTACTGGCAGGGCGCGTACCACCGGCTGGACGCGGCGGACGGCACGATGCTCGGCCTCGTCGGGATCATGCTGGAGGTCAGCGCGTCGCGCCAGCACCAGCAGGAGCTGGAACGGGCCCGGGAGCGGCTGGCGATCCTGGACCGCGCCGCCACCTTCATCGGCACCACCCTGGAGATGGACGAGACCTGCGCCGAGCTCGCCGGGTTCCTCGTGCCGCTGCTCGCCGACATCGCCACCGTCGAGGTCTTCCCCACCGAGCGCTGCACCCCCTACAACCGCGGTGTGCTGCGGCTGCGCCGGGCGGCGATGGCCGCGCTGCCGAACCTGCGCGAGCAGGTCAAGATCTTCGGCGAGCCCGGGGAGTACGTGGAGTACCCGTCGGGCACGACCATCCCGCGCTGCCTGCAGTCGGGCAGCCCGGTGGTCCAGAGCCTCTTCGAGGACGACGCCCTGGGCCACGGCGGGTCGGCCCGCGAGCGGATGGACGCCTTCCGCTCGGTGGGCATCCACTCGGCGCTCGTCGTGCCGCTCGCGGCGCGCGGCGAGCCCATCGGCACGGTGACCCTGGTCCGCTGCGGCGAGTCCCCGGGGTTCACCGAGCGGGACACCGAGACCGTCCAGGACATCGTCCGGCGGGCCGCGATCTACCTCGACAACGCCCGCCGCTACACCCACGAGCACGGCATCGCCCTGGAGTTGCAGCGCGCCCTGATGTCGGAGCCGGGCTCCCCGCACCCCTCCGTGGAGGCCGCGTTCCGCTACCAGCCGGCCGGCAGCACCGCGCTGGTGGGCGGCGACTGGTACGACGCCGTACGGCTGTCCTACGGGCGCACCCTGCTGGCCATGGGCGACGTCATGGGGCACGGGGTGGAGGCCTCGGTCGACATGAGCCAGTACCGCTCGATGCTGCGCTTCGTGGCCGCGGCCGACCTGCCGCCGCACCGCATCCTGCGCCGGCTGGACACCCTCATCTCGGAGACCGAGTCGGGCCGTCCGGCGAGCTGCCTGCTGGCCCTCGTCGACCCGGTGCGCAACACGTGCACCTTCTCCAGCGCCGGTCACCTGCCGCCCGCCGTCATCCGGCCGGACGGCACGGTCGACATCGTCGACGTGCCGGTCGGGCCGCCGCTGGGCACCGGCCACGGAGGCTACGAGCCCGTCGCGGCCTCCTGCCGGGCCGGTGACGTCCTGCTGCTGTACACCGACGGTCTGGTGGAGCGGCGCGGGGAGGACATCGACGCCTCGCTCGACCGCCTCGCCGGGTTGCGCCTGCACTCCGACGGCGATCTGGGCGGACTGGTCGACCGGGTGCTGTCCCTGCTGGTCGTGGAGCCGGCCGACGACGACATCGCGGTCCTCGCGGCACGGATCATGCGATAA
- a CDS encoding metal-dependent hydrolase: protein MTAEPEHLVLKPRDVHWDWDGLPVRYLDDDAFLTHFANVLNILLPEGEDWFLTVFQQTVPMIGDDRLREDVIGFIGQEAMHSQAHQSLLGHFHDAGLDTEGFVAQLRWFFQEMLGDRGLTSRAAHGWLVERVAIIAAIEHVTSFLGDWILNAHALDALDKHEKAGAVLDLYRWHGAEEVEHRAVAYDLFTHLDGRYRHRVRAHLVAFPVLLYWWVRGLRCLMAEDPVGAGKPRWRDWYRGARRGLLPPPRAVVRLFLSYLRPGYHPSQYGSTTQAVAYLASSPAARAALH, encoded by the coding sequence ATGACCGCCGAGCCCGAGCACCTCGTCCTCAAGCCGCGCGACGTGCACTGGGACTGGGACGGCCTGCCCGTCCGCTACCTGGACGACGACGCCTTCCTCACCCACTTCGCCAACGTCCTCAACATCCTGCTCCCCGAGGGCGAGGACTGGTTCCTCACCGTCTTCCAGCAGACCGTGCCGATGATCGGGGACGACCGGCTGCGCGAGGACGTCATCGGCTTCATCGGCCAGGAGGCCATGCACTCCCAGGCCCACCAGTCACTGCTGGGCCACTTCCACGACGCGGGTCTGGACACCGAGGGGTTCGTCGCCCAACTGCGCTGGTTCTTCCAGGAGATGCTCGGCGACCGTGGTCTGACCAGCAGGGCCGCGCACGGCTGGCTCGTCGAGCGGGTCGCGATCATCGCCGCCATCGAGCACGTGACGTCCTTCCTCGGCGACTGGATCCTGAACGCGCACGCGCTGGACGCCCTCGACAAGCACGAGAAGGCCGGGGCCGTCCTCGACCTCTACCGCTGGCACGGGGCGGAGGAGGTCGAGCACCGCGCCGTCGCGTACGACCTGTTCACCCATCTCGACGGCCGCTACCGGCACCGGGTGCGGGCGCACCTGGTCGCCTTCCCCGTGCTGCTCTACTGGTGGGTGCGCGGGCTGCGCTGCCTTATGGCCGAGGATCCGGTGGGAGCCGGGAAGCCGCGCTGGCGCGACTGGTACCGCGGTGCCCGGCGGGGGCTGCTGCCGCCGCCGCGCGCGGTCGTCCGGCTCTTCTTGTCCTACCTGCGGCCCGGCTACCACCCGTCGCAGTACGGGTCCACCACGCAGGCCGTCGCCTACCTCGCGTCCTCGCCCGCCGCGCGCGCGGCGCTCCACTAG
- a CDS encoding rod shape-determining protein has product MTVSLAHLRRCSVAVDLGASRTRVYLKHQGLVVDEPSVAAVNAHSGALIAVGSLAEKMTGRTPEHIRVVRPIQAGMVVDIEMAQRMLRHLLGGQLRKAWRRKPMLRAAVCTPNGSGPLAQRAAVETMYGLGSRRVELVDSVIAAAIGCGLPVEQPEATMIMLAGASTTQIAVMSMGAIVAAETIAVGGEAIDHAVVQHLRNTHELVLPSQSVRPLHEILSAPGPTAPSAEVQGRDVASGIARTVRVDTEAVRQAIRMPMATLVDGIGQTLRRCPPDLVADLTDRGIMLAGGSALLPGLDMMLRQATGMPVTIADRPDVCAVRGLGAMMEGHPVPMPLDPLSV; this is encoded by the coding sequence GTGACCGTCAGTCTGGCGCATCTGCGTCGTTGCTCCGTTGCCGTCGACCTCGGGGCGTCGCGCACCCGTGTCTACCTCAAGCACCAGGGACTCGTCGTGGACGAGCCCAGCGTGGCCGCCGTCAACGCGCACAGCGGTGCCCTCATCGCGGTCGGCTCGCTCGCCGAGAAGATGACCGGCCGCACGCCCGAGCACATCCGCGTGGTCCGCCCCATCCAGGCCGGCATGGTCGTCGACATCGAGATGGCCCAGCGCATGCTCCGTCACCTGCTGGGCGGTCAGCTCCGCAAGGCGTGGCGGCGCAAGCCGATGCTCCGGGCGGCCGTCTGCACCCCCAACGGCAGCGGGCCGCTGGCCCAGCGGGCCGCCGTCGAGACGATGTACGGCCTCGGTTCGCGGCGGGTCGAACTCGTCGACTCCGTCATCGCGGCCGCCATCGGGTGCGGACTGCCGGTCGAGCAGCCCGAGGCGACGATGATCATGCTCGCCGGGGCGAGCACCACGCAGATCGCGGTCATGTCGATGGGCGCGATCGTCGCGGCGGAGACCATCGCGGTGGGCGGCGAGGCGATCGACCACGCCGTCGTCCAGCACCTGCGCAACACGCACGAACTGGTGCTGCCCAGCCAGTCGGTGCGGCCCCTGCACGAGATCCTCTCGGCGCCCGGCCCCACCGCGCCCAGCGCCGAGGTCCAGGGGCGCGACGTCGCCAGCGGCATCGCCCGTACGGTCCGCGTCGACACCGAGGCGGTGCGGCAGGCGATCCGGATGCCCATGGCGACGCTGGTCGACGGGATCGGCCAGACGCTCAGGCGGTGCCCGCCGGACCTGGTCGCCGACCTCACCGACCGCGGCATCATGCTCGCGGGCGGCAGCGCGCTGCTGCCCGGCCTTGACATGATGCTCCGTCAGGCCACCGGGATGCCGGTCACGATCGCGGACCGGCCCGACGTCTGCGCGGTGCGCGGGCTGGGCGCGATGATGGAGGGCCACCCCGTCCCGATGCCGCTCGACCCGCTGTCCGTGTAG
- a CDS encoding PDR/VanB family oxidoreductase has protein sequence MSLPDPSTLPPPPAWATPPPRRAGGSRPEPLLALLARITPLLVRGSGRRPVREPAAVDRSLALRVAEVTTAAEGVVGLRLVRADGGTAALPAWHPGAHLDLDLPSGRRRQYSLCGDPAERDAYRVAVRLVPDGEGGSREMHALAPGAVLRTLGPRNAFPLALTGSGSLLFLAGGIGITPVLPMVRAAAAAGADWRLVYAGRSRATLPFLAELAGFAAHEPWRVRVRTDEEAGGPPTGAELLAGADAGTAVYFCGPPALIPALRPAPVLHVERFSPPPITDGTAFEVQLGRDGEVLPVPADRTALSVLTGARPATSYSCRQGFCGTCRVRVLAGADAVRHGGSAAARRTDDAMLVCVSRGAAGSRLVLDV, from the coding sequence GTGTCCCTGCCCGACCCGAGCACCCTTCCCCCGCCTCCGGCATGGGCGACCCCGCCGCCCCGCCGGGCCGGTGGCTCCCGCCCGGAGCCGCTGCTCGCGCTGCTCGCCCGGATCACTCCGCTGCTGGTGCGCGGCAGCGGGCGGCGGCCGGTGCGCGAACCGGCCGCCGTGGACCGCTCGCTGGCCCTGCGGGTGGCCGAGGTCACCACGGCGGCCGAGGGCGTCGTGGGGCTGCGGCTGGTGCGGGCGGACGGCGGCACCGCCGCGCTGCCCGCCTGGCACCCCGGTGCCCACCTCGACCTCGACCTGCCGTCCGGGCGCCGCCGCCAGTACAGCCTGTGCGGCGACCCGGCCGAACGGGACGCCTACCGGGTGGCGGTGCGGCTCGTCCCGGACGGGGAGGGCGGGTCCCGCGAGATGCACGCCCTCGCCCCGGGCGCGGTCCTGCGCACCCTCGGCCCGCGCAACGCCTTCCCCCTGGCCCTGACCGGCTCCGGGTCGCTGCTCTTCCTCGCGGGCGGCATCGGGATCACGCCGGTCCTGCCGATGGTGCGCGCCGCGGCCGCCGCCGGGGCGGACTGGCGCCTGGTGTACGCGGGGCGCAGCCGGGCGACGCTGCCGTTCCTGGCGGAGCTGGCCGGTTTCGCGGCGCACGAGCCGTGGCGAGTGCGGGTCCGCACCGACGAGGAGGCCGGTGGTCCCCCGACGGGGGCGGAGCTGCTGGCGGGCGCGGACGCGGGTACGGCGGTCTACTTCTGCGGTCCGCCGGCGCTGATCCCGGCGTTGCGCCCGGCCCCGGTGCTGCACGTGGAGCGCTTCTCGCCGCCGCCGATCACGGACGGCACCGCCTTCGAGGTACAGCTCGGCCGGGACGGGGAGGTGCTCCCCGTCCCGGCCGACCGCACCGCGCTCTCCGTCCTGACGGGGGCGCGGCCCGCGACGTCGTACTCCTGCCGCCAGGGCTTCTGCGGCACCTGCCGGGTCCGGGTCCTGGCGGGCGCGGACGCGGTCCGCCACGGCGGCAGTGCGGCCGCCCGCCGCACGGACGACGCGATGCTCGTCTGCGTCTCGCGGGGAGCAGCCGGCTCCCGTCTCGTCCTGGACGTCTGA
- a CDS encoding M23 family metallopeptidase produces the protein MRWRTAAVALCLLLTASPAVAGEHPGPRPGPPARVERLYAQAARAVQAYEDAERAVRRKRADLRLLHRAAAVERRRLEVLRDRIGAMARSEYRNGGLGPSARLLLSGRPDRLLEGATLARQGDHAQAALLAERMLAERRLAADTEAVDRTLAVLAREARRKDALRRRIEARLLRARAGLSARDLALMAHEGLSVDCPRDLPRTPPRSSAAAHRPGAPHWVRPVAHYTLTAGYDASGAHWAHRHTGQDFAVPPGTPVRAVGDGTVVVAACGDGFGNQVVVRHDDGYCTHYAHLSVLEVVPGQRVRAGERIGRSGNSGNSTGPHLHFEVRVTPQMGSSVAPLPWLARHGVRIGS, from the coding sequence ATGCGATGGAGGACGGCGGCCGTGGCCCTCTGCCTGCTGCTGACCGCCTCGCCGGCGGTGGCCGGCGAGCACCCCGGGCCGCGCCCGGGCCCCCCGGCCCGGGTGGAGCGGCTGTACGCGCAGGCGGCCCGTGCGGTGCAGGCGTACGAGGACGCGGAGCGGGCGGTCCGCCGCAAGCGAGCCGACCTGCGGCTGCTGCACCGGGCCGCGGCGGTGGAACGGCGGCGGCTGGAGGTGCTGCGGGACCGGATCGGGGCGATGGCGCGCAGCGAGTACCGCAACGGGGGGCTGGGACCCTCGGCGCGGCTGCTGCTGTCCGGGCGGCCCGACCGGCTGCTGGAGGGTGCGACGCTGGCCCGGCAGGGCGACCACGCGCAGGCGGCGCTGCTGGCCGAGCGGATGCTGGCCGAGCGCCGGCTGGCGGCGGACACCGAGGCCGTCGACCGGACGCTGGCGGTGCTGGCCCGCGAGGCCCGCCGCAAGGACGCGCTCCGCCGGCGCATCGAGGCGCGGCTGCTGCGTGCCCGGGCCGGGCTGTCCGCCCGGGACCTGGCGCTCATGGCCCACGAGGGACTCTCGGTGGACTGCCCGCGCGACCTCCCCCGGACCCCGCCCCGGTCGTCCGCCGCCGCCCACCGCCCGGGCGCCCCGCACTGGGTGCGCCCGGTGGCGCACTACACGCTCACCGCCGGCTACGACGCCTCCGGGGCGCACTGGGCGCACCGTCACACCGGCCAGGACTTCGCGGTGCCGCCGGGCACCCCGGTCCGCGCGGTGGGCGACGGCACGGTGGTGGTGGCCGCGTGCGGTGACGGCTTCGGCAACCAGGTCGTCGTCCGGCACGACGACGGCTACTGCACGCACTACGCCCACCTGTCCGTCCTGGAGGTCGTCCCCGGGCAGCGGGTCCGCGCCGGCGAGCGGATCGGCCGGTCCGGCAACTCCGGCAACTCCACCGGACCGCACCTGCACTTCGAGGTCCGCGTCACGCCGCAGATGGGTTCGTCGGTCGCCCCGTTGCCCTGGCTGGCCCGGCACGGCGTGCGGATCGGCAGCTGA
- a CDS encoding alpha/beta fold hydrolase, whose translation MAQRWVTASDGVRLAVYEQGDPAGATVLCVHGFPDDHGVWDGVAGRLAARGFHVVTYDVRGSGASDVPRRTRAYRLPQLAADTTAVADAVSPRAPVHLLTHDWGSVQSWHTVSTPELAHRYASITSISGPDLDHTGRWYRAQLRRPTPARLLKLAKQSLASQYVGFFHLAGIAELACRSGLLDGVVTALRRLETGEAPSGYGPGLAARNRAGLKLYRANVLPRMFRPRVRHAALPAVVLAPSKDVFVLPPWQTEITDWAPGAEVHHVDGGHWLPSHRPDLVAEHAARLVERAEKERTAA comes from the coding sequence ATGGCGCAGCGCTGGGTCACGGCCTCCGACGGGGTGCGGCTGGCGGTGTACGAGCAGGGGGACCCGGCCGGGGCCACGGTGCTGTGCGTGCACGGCTTCCCCGACGACCACGGTGTGTGGGACGGCGTCGCCGGGCGCCTCGCCGCCCGCGGCTTCCACGTCGTGACGTACGACGTGCGCGGCTCGGGCGCCTCGGACGTCCCGCGCCGCACCCGCGCCTACCGGCTGCCGCAGCTCGCCGCCGACACCACCGCCGTCGCCGATGCGGTCAGCCCGCGGGCCCCGGTCCACCTGCTCACCCACGACTGGGGGTCGGTGCAGAGCTGGCACACCGTCAGCACCCCCGAGCTCGCCCACCGCTACGCCTCGATCACCTCGATCTCCGGCCCCGACCTGGACCACACCGGCCGCTGGTACCGCGCCCAGCTGCGCCGGCCGACGCCCGCCCGCCTGCTCAAGCTCGCCAAGCAGTCGCTGGCCTCGCAGTACGTCGGCTTCTTCCACCTGGCGGGGATCGCCGAACTCGCCTGCCGCAGCGGCCTCCTGGACGGCGTCGTCACGGCCCTGCGCCGCCTGGAGACCGGCGAGGCCCCCTCCGGCTACGGCCCCGGGCTCGCCGCCCGCAACCGCGCCGGGCTCAAGCTCTACCGCGCCAACGTGCTGCCCCGCATGTTCCGCCCCCGGGTCCGGCACGCCGCGCTCCCCGCGGTCGTGCTGGCCCCGTCCAAGGACGTGTTCGTCCTGCCGCCCTGGCAGACCGAGATCACCGACTGGGCGCCCGGGGCCGAGGTCCACCACGTGGACGGCGGCCACTGGCTGCCGTCCCACCGCCCGGACCTCGTCGCCGAGCACGCCGCCCGCCTCGTCGAACGTGCCGAGAAGGAAAGGACCGCGGCATGA